In one Magallana gigas chromosome 7, xbMagGiga1.1, whole genome shotgun sequence genomic region, the following are encoded:
- the LOC117684220 gene encoding retrovirus-related Pol polyprotein from transposon 17.6 — protein sequence MGEEGQQFIQMRSSSIGKIESFDESIETWDVYTERVDLYFRANGVSADLLVPSFLAVIGAKTYGLLKNIVAPTKPADLTYEQILQHLNRHLCPKPSVIAERFRFHKREQRSNETVLIYVAELRKLSIHCNFGDTLNDTIRDRFVCGIKNESVQKKLLAESALTLDGAIKIAHAMETAGRDATELREQRNTSVTVHKVGSQNSKRKPQMQKHSPASQQHKDSHRPCWRCGYDHSVKSCKHLHSICHYCSNEGHIERAYFKKKKDLDKKPRKRVNYLDDDGDNDEHQFEPILHVHFVNNVRKVDPIILQLMIKGQQIDMELDTGSSVSIIPETFYRENLSDVPLQKTRIKLNTFSGESINLLGMAHVPVTLNKQQKNMDLMVVAQKGAALFGRDGLLQFQVNWHEIKVLKLQQSTQKTDAVLKEILNKHKAVFGSEIGKLKGITATLYLEDNAQPKLCKARLVPYSLKPKVEEELQRLEKEGIIKPVTHSKWASPVVPVVKKNGQVRLCGDYKVTINPVMKVDQYPLPRIQDIFASLAGGKKFSKIDLTQAYNQMEVDEATRELMTINTQKGLYQYTRLQFGVVAAPAIWQRAIEQVLQGVPFTSCVLDDMIISGKTDEEHLANLDAVLERLEKFGLRANLNKCDFFQEQVSYCGHMISEEGLKKSPDKVNAVLKAPRPENLQQLRSFLGLVNYYRSFLPNLSTVLGPLNELLQGEKTWKWTKQCEQAFAEVKELMTSEQVLCHYDPHKPVKLACDASPYGLGSVLSHVMDDGTERPISFASRSLTKAEKAYSQIDKEALALYWGVVKFHTYLYGRRFTLVTDHKPLVSILNPSAGIPAMTAARLQRYALYLAGHTYNIEYRNTKSHCNADGLSRLPLSITTDYEDTAAVFYNTQMENLPVTSAQVKLGTQRDTILSHVLDSVRTGHNALPTDDERFRPYSYRFKELTCHQNCLKSCCCARET from the coding sequence ATGGGTGAGGAAGGACAACAATTCATACAGATGAGATCGTCATCCATCGGTAAGATTGAATCATTCGACGAATCAATCGAAACATGGGATGTTTACACGGAACGTGTTGACCTCTACTTCAGAGCTAACGGGGTATCAGCAGATTTATTAGTACCTTCATTCTTAGCAGTAATAGGAGCTAAAACGTACGGACTATTAAAGAACATTGTTGCACCAACTAAACCTGCAGATCTTACATACGAACAAATTCTGCAACATTTAAACAGACATCTCTGCCCCAAACCGTCCGTTATCGCGGAGCGATTTCGGTTTCACAAGCGTGAACAAAGATCTAATGAGACTGTTCTTATATATGTAGCTGAACTCAGAAAACTGTCCATTCACTGTAACTTCGGAGATACTTTGAATGATACTATAAGAGACAGATTTGTTTgtgggataaaaaatgaatcgGTACAGAAGAAACTGCTGGCTGAATCAGCACTTACCCTGGATGGAGCAATAAAAATCGCGCATGCGATGGAAACGGCAGGACGGGATGCCACGGAACTACGCGAACAGCGGAACACCAGTGTGACAGTACACAAAGTTGGAAGTCAGAACTCGAAACGTAAACCACAGATGCAAAAACATTCACCTGCATCACAGCAACATAAGGACAGTCATAGACCATGTTGGAGGTGTGGATATGATCACAGTGTGAAATCTTGTAAACACTTGCACAGTATTTGTCACTATTGTTCAAATGAAGGCCATATTGAGAGAGCATATTTCAAGAAGAAGAAGGATTTAGACAAGAAACCAAGAAAAAGGGTGAACTACTTAGATGATGATGGTGACAATGATGAACATCAATTTGAACCTATACTACATGTGCATTTTGTGAACAATGTGAGGAAAGTGGATCCGATTATACTTCAGCTAATGATCAAAGGACAGCAAATTGACATGGAACTTGATACTGGATCATCTGTCTCCATCATACCAGAGACGTTCTATAGGGAAAATCTTAGTGATGTTCCACTTCAAAAGACCAGAATCAAGCTAAATACTTTTTCGGGTGAGAGCATTAATCTCTTGGGCATGGCACATGTACCGGTGACGTTGAATAAACAACAGAAAAACATGGACTTGATGGTTGTTGCTCAGAAAGGAGCAGCACTATTTGGGCGTGATGGACTTTTACAGTTTCAAGTGAACTGGcatgaaatcaaagtactgaagctGCAACAATCTACACAGAAAACAGACGCGGTATTGAAGGAGATTCTCAACAAACATAAAGCTGTATTTGGATCAGAGATCGGAAAATTGAAAGGAATCACAGCTACATTGTACCTGGAAGACAATGCCCAACCAAAATTATGTAAAGCTAGACTCGTGCCCTATTCACTGAAGCCAAAGGTTGAGGAAGAACTTCAGCGTCTGGAAAAAGAAGGCATTATTAAGCCTGTTACTCACAGTAAATGGGCTTCACCAGTGGTGCCAGTGGTAAAGAAGAATGGACAAGTACGTCTTTGTGGGGACTACAAGGTAACCATAAACCCAGTCATGAAAGTCGACCAGTATCCATTACCTCGAATCCAAGACATATTCGCCTCACTCGCGGGaggaaagaaattttcaaagataGACTTGACTCAAGCTTACAACCAGATGGAAGTTGATGAGGCGACAAGAGAATTGATGACAATAAACACACAGAAGGGCTTGTACCAGTATACACGCTTGCAGTTCGGAGTAGTGGCAGCCCCTGCAATATGGCAACGTGCAATAGAACAAGTGTTACAAGGGGTACCGTTTACATCTTGTGTTTTAGATGACATGATCATTAGTGGGAAAACAGATGAAGAACACCTTGCAAATCTTGACGCGGTTTTAGAGCGCCTAGAGAAGTTTGGTCTACGAGCAAACCTTAACAAATGCGACTTCTTTCAAGAACAAGTGTCCTACTGCGGTCACATGATCTCCGAAGAAGGATTAAAGAAGTCACCAGACAAAGTCAATGCAGTACTTAAAGCACCTAGACCAGAGAACCTACAGCAACTACGGTCATTCTTGGGATTAGTCAATTACTACCGTTCCTTTTTACCAAACCTGTCAACAGTCCTAGGTCCACTGAATGAACTTCTGCAAGGAGAGAAAACATGGAAATGGACAAAACAGTGTGAACAAGCCTTCGCTGAAGTTAAGGAGTTGATGACGTCAGAGCAAGTTCTTTGTCATTATGACCCACACAAGCCTGTCAAGCTAGCCTGTGACGCTTCTCCATATGGGCTTGGTAGTGTACTTTCACATGTCATGGATGATGGTACAGAAAGACCCATATCATTCGCTTCAAGATCACTTACAAAGGCTGAAAAGGCATATTCTCAGATCGACAAGGAAGCCTTAGCTTTATATTGGGGAGTAGTCAAATTTCACACTTACCTTTATGGCCGTCGATTCACATTAGTAACCGACCACAAACCTTTGGTTAGCATCCTGAATCCGAGTGCTGGAATACCTGCCATGACAGCTGCAAGATTACAGAGGTATGCACTGTATCTGGCTGGACATACTTACAACATTGAATACCGAAACACCAAATCTCATTGTAATGCAGATGGCCTGAGTAGACTACCTCTCTCCATAACCACAGATTATGAAGACACAGCAGCAGTATTTTACAATACTCAGATGGAGAACCTACCAGTTACCAGTGCACAAGTTAAACTGGGAACTCAACGAGATACGATCTTATCACATGTGTTGGACAGTGTTCGAACAGGACACAATGCTTTACCTACAGACGATGAGAGATTTCGTCCATACAGTTACAGATTTAAGGAACTGACCTGTCACCAGAATTGCTTGAAATCGTGTTGTTGTGCCCGAGAAACTTAG
- the LOC136269794 gene encoding uncharacterized protein, whose protein sequence is MTRDYRSAERKWIPAEIQSRTGPLSYTVDTGLGTTWRRHADQLRSGTSDTNVEPVIDIPEVVVPTATHTAGGNDAIPPTVLKSPVVSEKLSKPSTSVPTPMARRYPQRERRAPKKLNL, encoded by the coding sequence ATGACGAGAGATTATAGGAGCGCGGAACGCAAGTGGATTCCCGCAGAGATACAGTCTCGTACTGGGCCACTGTCATACACAGTTGACACGGGACTTGGCACCACATGGCGACGTCATGCTGACCAGCTTCGCAGTGGAACCAGCGATACCAACGTGGAACCAGTTATAGATATACCGGAAGTCGTCGTTCCTACAGCAACTCATACCGCAGGAGGAAATGATGCGATTCCTCCAACTGTATTGAAATCTCCGGTAGTGTCAGAAAAACTTTCCAAACCTTCCACAAGTGTGCCAACTCCAATGGCTCGACGCTATCCTCAAAGAGAGAGACGGGCTCCAAAGAAGCTTAATTTGTGA